Below is a window of Fulvitalea axinellae DNA.
TCTCAATCTGTCGGCTTGGAAAATAGTCTTCGCCAATTTCAAAATACCATAAAGAGTGCCCCCAATTATCATATTGGTCTCCCCTTGTTTCATTCCATTTGTATTTAAAGTATCTCACCTATTTCAGTTTTGCGCTATCGCTCTTAAAATGAATGCCAACGTTTCCTGTATGGTGCGTTTGCGTCCCGCATGCATATGCGTTATACAAATTGCAGTACAGTGTTTTATATCTTTTTTAATTGCGGTTTTACCTTGTCAAAGAATGCTTTGTAATCATTATTAGTATCTATTCTTGCTATTCCAGGGAATCCGCAGTTTTCAAAACATATTCTCAAATAATTTATAAAAGATGTTTCGTGTGGTTCATTCATAAATCTGGCGTCTACGGATGGTTCCCTAGTTATTTCTATAGCGTAAGGTTGCCCGCCGCCAACATTGTCTTTATGTAAGTCATCTGCCGATAAATCTAAAAATGCGCATCCAAAATATTCATCATCTACATATTGTTGAATGTCTTCTTTCCAATATTCGGTTGTTACTTCCTCTACAATACTGTCAAGACTAGAAACTTGAATAGGATCGGCCATATCCCACATAAACTCTTCATTTGTTTCAAAATCCCAGACAAAATTTACCCCACCGACTATTCTGTAAAAATATTTCAATGATAGAGGTACAAAGCCAAAGTCTTTAACAGCAAGGTCTAACCTCTCGATTAATGATTCAGTATTTTTAAGTGGGGAGTGTAATGGTTTTTCAAAATCGAATTCAATATCCGTTTTAAAGAGATACCCAATGTTAACAAGTTCTTTGTAGATGGTTTTAAGGTTAAATGAGACTCTCTCAAAAGTTTCCTCCATTACTTTTTCAACCTCTTTTCTGTGAGACTCATCAAAAGCGTAAGAACCAAGTTTACCGATGTCATCATGAACTTCTTTAGTTTCTCCCTTTAAGTATCTTTCGTATAGATTCATCTTTTTCGTAATGCTGTCGATGGTGCTAAAATGGCGAAGTGAACAAGCGTAGCGAGTTATGCATTTTTAGCGCATGTTGTGACGAGTTCTATTCTTCTTCTTTAATCTCTGTAGGCTTAAATTCCCATTTATCCCAAGGTTCAAAGACTTCAAGAATGTTGTCAAAATTTCTGTTACCCCACATACTAACAATAAAAGAACTTAGATCTGCAGAGATTTCTTTCCACGTTACACCTTGAAACACTCCAATTTGGTAGTGGCCTCCATCCCAAGTCCCGACCATTTTCAAATCAGGCAAATACATTAATACGCCCAACGGGTCATAATATTCTGAATTTTTCATAAGGTTTATGGCTTTTCCAGTATAAATACCATGCTCCTTTTTTGGGTCTTTCCCTTTGGGAGTAAAATATTCTCTTTCATCATCTAAGCCATAACTGTATATTTTAGGGTAGAATTCTTGAATTTCATCTGCTTTGCATAATATGAATTTGCCTTGGCTGGTTTCAATTTCAATATTCTCATCCCCTAAGAATAATTTTATTTCGTCTAATGATATCATATTTTAGTGATTAGTTATCCTAATTTTGGTAATTCCCCGGCCGTCGTAAGCTTCCGAGCTTGTGACTAAACATACTGCAAGCTTCCAAGCTTGCCTCACCTAGACTGGAAAAACTGAACGGGAAAGCTTGGAAGCTTGCAGTAAGAAAAATCACAAGCATGGATGCTTGCGATAGCGGGGGAATATGATAATTAAAGCTATTTTCATTCTTTATAGCTAAGTACAACGGTGAGTGTGAATTTCATGCAACTTCCTTGTCGAATTATACAGAATGTGGGACAGGCACAAACCTTGAATTTACTACTATCTCGGCTATGAAATTTATACAGTGTTAGCATTAGTAATTTTAGGATTTTATTCTTTTTGCATAAATTTTTCCTGTTAGGATTTTTTCTTGTTTAGATGAGAAACCAACATATTTGCCTTTAAATACATCACCCACAGGATTGATCTCTATAACTTCGGTGCCGAAGTTTACTTGATTATTATCTGTCATATAATAATCAAGCATAATAAATTTATCGTGTGTAATTCTTCCATGTAATAAATATTTTTTCTGGTGTATTTCCTCTCTCTTATTTTCCCTATATTCTAAAACCGAATCACAAATAATTTTTCGTCTTTTAATTACAAAATGCCAAGAAACATCATATTTTTTAGTCTTGCCGTTTACTGGTATGTCTTCAATTACTAAACCTTTCCATTCTCCATTGATAACGCTTGCCAAATTCCGAGTCCCTTTGTTTTTTTTAGTCCAAAACCAAGTTGTAGCCCCTCCCAATAATGTTGCAACTATGGTCGATATACCTGTAATAACAGCTGCAGTAATTCTTGATTCCATTTAAATTTTAATTTATAGCTGGTTTATTAATGCTAATAACCGATCAACGTAATGCCTTTCATTTTTACTGAATATTCAACACAAAGTTCTGGATAGCCATAAGGTCTCTGAAAAACAAATACACTATAATTTAATAATATAACTTCTTTTATTTGAATAAAAGTCTAGAGTTTAACTAAAAGACAGGAGTCAAATTACGTGAGCTAACGCAACACCAAAATCAACTTGAAAAAATTATTAAAAAATTAAAAGCTATCCCCTCAGCCCTCCTAAAACAATCTTAAAATCCACCGTCTACCGAGAAAGCCTCCGTCCCGAAAACGAAAAAAGCCCGCCCTTCTCCACAATGTGGAAAAAAGCGGGCTTTTCGCCGGTTTTTGGACAGGCTTATCCGGCCCGTCGGTGTGTGTCGGGTTGTATTTTCGGTGTGGCTTCGGTTTTGGAGCTTTTGCTGTAGCTTAGGCTTGGCCTTCGTTTTTGTGGGGGTGGCTTTACTTTTTCACCGTTTTGGATGGCTTTCAGGTCGGCGCGGAACTCTCGCCAGCGCCACCAACGCCGGAGCAGGCGGTGGTGCTCGAACAGATCGAAGTAATGGAAGGGCTTGTCGTCGGTTTTGAAGAGGGACCTGAGCCGGTACATTTGGCTACCGATAAATCCGGTGAGGCCCCGGCGGTAGAATTTGTCGTCGGAATGCCACGCTATAAACACCCTGGGCAGCTTCAACCGGAAATCCCGAACGCCTACCAAGCGTTTGTAATCCGGGCGCCGGCGGTTATGGCCTACGCAAATGCGTTGGCGGGCTTCGGCCAGTCTGTGGGCCAAGTCCGGGCAGTATCCGGAAAACTGGATGGTGTTTCGCTGTAGCTCCCGGCTGATGGTGGATGGCGAACGCCTCAAAAATTTGGCGATGGAACGCCGGGATTCGCCCCAAGCCCGGAGGCGAAGGATCATTTCCCGTTCATGCAAATCAAGGCGTCTATATTCTTTCATTCCTCTGGAAGATCTTATAAAAACAACTACCAGTCTCAGCACTAAACCCAAACAGCCATAGTACTCTATACGCTTTACTCTGGACTCTTTACTATAAAAAAAGCCCCCGAATAGGGAGCTCTAGGCAAACCGGCCAGCCTTTTTACCGACGTTTAGCCGGTCACCGCTTCGGCGACGTATTCTACGCCCTGGAAAGTGACGGTTCCTTCACCAATATTCCCCGGAACTACAAAATCGTTGAGGTAATCGATCATCGCCTCTTCCAAAAGCTCCGAGTAAACGCTACCCTGCGACTGCTTGATGTTCTCTTCAAGCAAAGGAGCGAAGAAACTTTTCTTGGCGACTTCGGCCTCGACAGTCTTGAGCGTAAGCTGTCCTTGGTAGTTGTTCAGCTTGGCTTCCAAAACTTTCTTGCGGTCGGGGTTGAGTTCCTGTTCCACAAGCACCGTGTACGTGGCTACCGCTCCCTGAAGATCCTTGATCCTGTTGAGTTTGTTGAGGGCGGTTTCCTCTTTCCGTTGTTCGTCCACCTCCGACTCTATCTCGCTAAACTTCAGTTTACCGACTAGTCGTGAGACTCCGTCCGAAAAGATTTGGCATCCAGCGATATCTGTCGCGATGACCGGGTATTTTTCCTCCGGAATAAGATCCGTTGAGGACACTTCGATTTTTTTCATGGGCCTTTTGTTTGTCTTTTTTAGCCTGAGAAAATTAAACTCTTGACGGTCGCCGGTTTTTTAGGACCGTCGTTTAGGAGAGTTGCAAAGCCTATATAATACCCCTGAATTTTCGGACCAGTGTCTTAGTTTAAAAATCACTAAATTATGGGCATGAAAACGAGAACGACACGCAGAAAATTCAGCGCCAAATTCAAGGCGGAAGTAGCGATCGAAGCACTGAAGGAAAGAGAAACCACCCAAGAACTCTGCAGACGGTACGATCTTCACGCCACCCAGATTTCACAATGGAAAAATGAGTTTCTGCAGCGCTCGTCCAGCGTTTTTGAGGGTGGCAAAGATAGAAAAGAACACGAGAAAACGGAGAAGGCGACAGACCAACTGTACAGTAAAATAGGAAAGCTTGAGATGGAAAACGACTTCCTAAAAAAAAGCTTAAAGAAGTTGGGGCGTCTATAGATTTGCGTCTCCTTGTCGACCCCGGGGATAAGCTGAGCATTCGCCGTCAGTGCGACTGTCTGGAGCTTTACCGTTCGTCATACTACTACAGCCCAAAGGGGGAAAACGCGGAAAACTTGGAGTTGATGCGCCTTATGGACCGGCACATGATCGACGAACCCACGGCGGGAGTTTTGCGCATGAGATCAGCCTTGCGTGACCAAGGATTCAACCCTTCCTATGAAAGGGTTAGGCGCTTGATGCGCAAAGCGAATCTCTACCCTATTTACCCGAAAAAGAATCTGAGCAAGCCCGGAGAGGCAAAATACGTTTACCCGTATCTGCTTAAGGAAAAGAAAGTTGTCAGGAAAAACCAGGTCTGGTCGATAGACATCACTTATATAGCCATGGCTAGCGGTTTCATGTATATGACGGCGATTATCGACGTCTACAGCAGGTACATAGTGGGTTGGGGTTTGAGCAATACGCTTGAGGCCGCGGCGTCTTTAAAAGTGGTGCGTGAGGCCGTTGAGATTCACGGTAAACCGGAAATACTCAACAGTGACCAAGGTTCCCAGTTCACTTGCGGGGAATACGTGAACTATCTCAAGAAAGAGGGAATAAACATCAGTATGGACGCCAAAGGCCGAGCCTTGGACAACATTTACATCGAACGCTTTTGGAGAACGCTAAAAAGGGACCATATTTACCTGAATCCGGCCGACAACGGTTTAAAGTTGTATTTGGGGATAGAGAAATGGTTGCGACGCTACCACAACAGGGATCACCAAGGAATCGAGAACCTGAAGCCGGAAAATGTTTTTAGCGGAGCGTCAAAAGCGAAAGCCACCGCGTATGCCCATGCAAATATTGATAAGTCCAAGAAAAAACAGAATGTGAAAGGACTTATCAACATTCACACGGGCTCGACGATAGCGACAACCGTTTAAAATTTACTTAAAAATCGACTTTACTGGTCCTAAGAATCGAGGGTACTATAGATGGAACTTTATTGAAGTCACTGAAGTCACTGAAGTCACAAGAATAGAGTTTAATTTGTTTTAATGCCTTCAGTTCAATAACTGGTAATAAATCGTGATTTTTGACATATTCTAATTCCAAAGAAGTAACTTGTTTTAATGATTTTAGGACCTCTTCAAGATTGTTTCCTGTAAAATTAGAAATTTTTATACTTGATAACTTGGGTAATTGTAGAGGTTCTATGTGTTTAATAGGGTGATTTAAACCTCCAGAGACACAAGTTGAATTAAGTCCGCATAATTCTAATGATTCTAACTGTTTTAATGAATTTAAGCAACTATTGATTTTATTTACTTTTCCATAGAAACTAAACTCTTCCAAATTTTTCATTTTAGATATAGAGTTTGGTAGCGTTTCAATTTTTAGATTTCCATCTATCGTATGTATGTCACTAAAATTAAGGTTTAACTTTTTTGTATCCAGTACTTCTCCAATGGCTTCAAAGTTCTTGATATGAGTATTTCGTAAGGTGACGCTATCATTTAAAGTAGTTGCATTCCCAAACTTAAATGTATTTGCACCAGAAATCTCTAGTAGATTAATTTCTTTAGGAAGAAGATCAGAGTTTAGATTTAATTGAGTGCAATGATGAACTTTGAAATGATGTAGCTTTTTTAAAGATTTTATATCAGGAAAAGAGCTTAATTGGGAATTATTTAAGATTACTATCCTTAGGTTTAAACAGGTTGTGACAGTACTAAACAGTTCTGGAATATCAGATAATCGCCATACCGATATTTTTTTTAGATTGGTTAAATTATTTAATCCTTTTGAATTGTTAAACTCATTTACTTCATTAATGTTTAGAGTTTCTAAACCAGGAAATAATTCTGGATTGTCAATAAGGTAATTTAAGTAAGATAGATTATTTATGGTTAATTCTTTGATGTGATTGACCTTTCTATTCGGCTCGGTGATTTCAAGACCCTTTATAAGTTTAATTTTTTTAATCTTTGGAGAAAAGATTAAATTACCGTCTATAGATTTCAATTTAGGTAGACTGCCAATTTTAAATGTTTCTAAATTCTTTAATCTATACATGCCTTTTGGTAAAGAGGTAATTTGGTCACACACATATAGGGAGAAGTTTTTTAATGAATTCAGTGTTGAAATACTTTCTGGTAACTTTGTGATTTCATGCATTCTGTATACCCTGAGGGATTCTAAACTAGGAGCAAAGATATCATCAGGGATTTCATTAATTTTTAGATATCCTATTTCAAATGTTTTCAGGTTCTCAAGATTCGCAATCCATTGGGGAAGTTTTAGTTGAGCATTAAACTCTCTGCCATAAGATCCTTCTCCAGCTATTTCAAGTTCTTCTAGCTGTTTTAGGTTTTTAAATGATTCAGGAAGTTGTGTTAAATTGCTTAATCTCAACGTTAGTTTTTTTAATCTATTAAGCGTAGCTATTGTATAGGGGAGGGTTGTGAAACTACCTTGTATTTCAAGTTCTTCAAGAGCTTTAAGATCACCTATTTCTTCGGGTATGCCAGATGGAAATGTTTCATTCCAAATCATGAATTCCTTTACATAGTCAAGCCGACTAAAAAGCCAGAGGTTTTCGTTAACCTTTTTAATTAGAGAGGCTTTTGTTATTGACAATCGATCATATTCTAACAAAGAGAATATTTTCCCTAAATCTAAATTTTGTGATTTTTTCCCAAAAGATATTAAAGCTTCTAGTGTTTTGACGTAATCTGCGGGGGTATCCGATTGAGGGATTTTAGTTCTGCTATTAAAGGCTTTAACAATATCCTTACTGGCAGATTCTGTTAGTATAGAAGCAATTTCAATTTTTAATTCATTATCCTTAGTAAGTTTTCCAATCAGGAACAACTCAGTTATGTATTCACTTGGAAAGGTTATTTGGTGTTTTATGTGAAGATAATACTGCTCAACTTGCTGTTTGTTAAAATTCATCAGTGCTATAAATTGGTTTTTATAATAATGCTTAATAATAAATAACAGTAATACCGTTTATAATCACTGATTATTTAACGCATCGTTTTATATAGGTGTTAAGTCCCAAAGACTCTACTGAATCATAATCTAACAACAGAGCTACTTATATTTAAATTATAATCAAAAAATATGACTAAAATATAGTCCACAAACTCACGTGAGTCAACGCAACACCAAAATCAACTTGAAAAAATTATTAAAAAATCAAAAGTCTTCCCTTCAGCTCACCTAAAACAAACTTAAAAACCACCGCCTCCCGAGAAAACCGCTATCCCGAAAACGAAAAAAAGCCCGCCCTTCTCCACAATGTGGAAAAAAGCGGGCTTTTCGCTGATTTTTGGGCAGGTTTATCCGGCCCGGCGGTGTGTGTCGGGTTGTATTTTCGGGGTGGCTTTGGTTTGGGGCCTTTTGCTGTAGCTTAGGCTTGGCCTTCGTTTTTTCGGGGATGGCTTTACTTTTTCGCCGTTTTGGATGGCTTTTAGCTCGGCGCGGAATTCCCGCCAGCGCCACCAGCGCCGGAGCAGGCGGTGGTGCTCGAACAGGTCGAAATAATGGAAGGGTTTGTCGTCGGTTTTGAAAAGGGACCTGAGCCGGTACATTTGGCTACCTATAAATCCGGTGAGGCCCCGGCGGTAAAATTTGTCGTCGGAATGCCACGCTATAAACACTCTGGGCAGTTTTAGCCGGAAATCCCGCACGCCCACCAAGCGTTTGTATTCCGGGCGCCGGCGGTTATGTCCTACGCAAATGCGCTGGCGGGCTTCGGCCAGTCTGTGCGCCAAGTCCGGGCAGTATCCGGAAAACTGGATGGTGTTTCGCTGTAGCTCCCGGCTAATGGTGGATGGCGAACGCCTCAAAAATTTGGCGATCGAACGCCGAGACTCGCCCCAAGCCCGGAGGCGCAGGATCATCTCCCGTTCATGCAAATCAAGGCGTCTGTATTCTTTCATTTCGTGGCCGGTTTCTTTATCCAGTAAATCGCAAACCGCGGGCCGTCGTGTTTTTCCGTGCCGGCGGGTGCCGGCCGTTTATGTGTCAATTTGGGGCGTTTTCAAAAAAATAGCCTTACAAAACGCTGTATTCCTGGTTGGGGTGTGGAATTGGTAACAAAACTGTGGTTGGCGGAAGAGTCCTTGTTTTATGACAGCAAACCGCAAGTAAAGATGCTTACGGTAGTTTTGTTGGACAGGATCCTCTTCCGCCAGAAAAGAAGCATCGCGTATCACACGGCCCCCTCCAATTCGAAAACGGCGGTATATTCATTCGGCCTTTCGGCGGGGACGGATAGCTGTAGGTAGTCGTCGGTCTGTTCGAAGTTTACCGCAGTACCGCCCAACATCCTGACCGAGCTTACCTTTCCGGGCTTGAAGCGGGAGTCCAGTCCCAGTTTCGGGAGGCGGATGGTGCCCGTTTCCGGATTTAGTACAAAGACGTAGAGCTTATTGTCCCGTACCGTGAATCTCACCTCGTCTTTGCCGTAGGGCGGACTGTTCAGGTCTCGCTCGTTGAAGTTATGCGCTTTCTTGTTGGCCTGTTCCAAGTCGGTCTCGTCGGCGGCGAAGAGTCCGGCTTTGTCAGAGTCCAAGTTGTCGCCCAAGACTTTCCACGCCTTGGATTTGTAGATGGCCGGGGCGTTCAGGTTTACCCAAGCGCCGAAGTCGTCGAACTCTTTGCGGTGCTCTTCCGGAAAACTACCGTCGCCCAACAGCTCTACGTTGAGCAACAGTACGCCGTTTTTGCTGAGAATATCCGAGAAGTTTTCTATCAATACCCGGGCGTTTAGCCGGTCGGCGCGCTCGTTTTTATGGAACCACCCGTTCAGTGTGGTGATCGACTGCCATGGCCGGCGGAGGATTTCGCTGGTATAGCCCCGCTCAAAATCCAAGACGAAAGCCTTTTGGTCTTCCTTGGAGATGCCTCCGAACTTGCCGGCTATCAGTCCGTCTATTTTTCCGTTTTCGCGCAGGCTTTTATTGTAAAACTCTTCGCAGACTTTCCGGCCGTATTCGCCGTACGGATACAGGTAGCCGTCAAACCACAGCATGTCCAAATCATATTTCCGGACAAGTTCCAAGTGACGTTGCATCCAGTTCTCGCTGTTTTTCTTTATCCATTCGGGCGTACGTTTTTCCGGTGGCAGGCCGTACAGGTCGGCGGGGTCCAGCCCTTCCCACCATTTGCCCTTGCCGTCTTCCTTGGTCATATGGCCGTCATAAGGAATGCCCTTTTTCGGGCCGTGCTTGTCGGCGCCGAAAGCCGTTTTCCACCAGCTCAGGTGGCGGTCGTCATGCGAACTGACACCGAAGGGCAAACCGTATTTCTTGGCCGATTTCGCAAACTCCCCGACGATATCCCTTTTCGGGCCCACGTTTACGGAGTTCCACGGCTGATGGCTGGAATCGAAGTTGTCGAAATGATCGTGATGGTTGGCCATGCCCACAAAAAATTTGGCGCCGAGGCTCTTGAAGTATTTCATCAACGCGTCCGTATCCAGCTTGTCGGCCTTCCATTCGTTCAGCACGTCTTTGTAGCCGATCTCCGACGGATGCCCGTAGGTCTCCACATGGTAGGTGTACGCGTTCTTGCCCCAGGTCTCCCGCCCTATGTCCTGCATATACATATGGCGGGCGTACCAGCCGCCTCCTTTTTCCGGTTGGGATTGCGGACCCCAGTGTGTCCAGATGCCCAATTTCCCTTCGGTATACCAGGCGGGGCATTCAAACTTGGCTCTCAATTCTTCCCAAGGAAGGTCCTGATGGACGGAGGCCTCTTTCTTTTCCGTCTTTTTTGGTGTGCAAGAAAAAATGGAGCACACCGCCACGGCCATTAAAAAACTTTTTTGTAGTTGGTTCATAAGCGTAGGGATGAAGGCGCAAAATGGTATGAATATGAGAGCGCTTTTACCGTTTAGAGACTTGTGGTTATTCTTCGAATCAGTTTGTTGTTTCTTCTGATCTCTTTAAATAATGACGCATTCGATGTAATTTTCCCTCTGTCCGTATTGGTAGTTTCTTGACCTTTTGAAGAAAAGCTATAAGGTTTTATTGCTATTAAGGCATAGCAAAACGAAGGTAATCAGGAAAGGGAAGTCCCCGGTTTTCAAAATCATTTCCCCCAGACCCAATAAGGTACAACACAAACAAAACACCCGGTACCTAATACCAAATACCTCATACCGAATACCACCACCTCATTTACGCAAACCTTTGCGTAAACAGCGATTTTTTTATTCCGATATACTCCGGCTTCTTCTTTCCTTTAGGATATCAAATTTAAATAATCGCAAAAAGAGCGATAAAATCTACGCTGTTATTTCATTTCGTTTAAATGATGGCGCCAAAACCCGTTCCGTTTCCATGGAATGGGGCGGGATCCTTTTTTCGTTTGTTTTTGCGAAACACGTTACGCTATGTTAGTCACCACGCGAGAGATATTTGAGAAATGTTATGGACGCTACGCCGTGGCGGCCGTCAACGTGGAGTTTATGGAACAGGTGCACGCCGTTTTCGCCGCCGCGCAACGGGCGCAGGCGCCGGTAATAGTGCAAACCACGCCGGTAGCCCGCGATTACGCCCACGCCAAGATGCTGGCCTCGATGGTCCGGACGGCTTCCGAGATTTACCCCGGCGTAGTCTACGCTTTTCACGTCGATCACGGCTACGAATCGCATATCGACGACGCGTTGGAGTCCGGCGCCTATACGTCGGTGATGATCGACGCCTCGCACGACGAGTTTGAGAAGAACGCATCCCGCACCCGGGCCGTGGTGGAAAAAGCCCACGCCAAGGGCGTATCGGTGGAGGCCGAGCTGGGCACGCTGGGCGGGGTGGAAGACGATATTACCGTAGACGAGAAAAAAGCGCTGTACACCGACCCCGAACAGGTGGAGGAATTCGTAAAGCTTACCGCCTGCGACAGCCTGGCGGTGGCGGTGGGCACCAGTCACGGCGCTTACAAGTTTTCCGGAGGGCAGGGCCTGCAGTTCGATATTCTGGAAGGTATCCAGAAGCGTTTGCCCGGTTTTCCTTTGGTCCTCCACGGAGGCTCGGCGGTAAACACCACCGAGATAGAGCGCATCAACGAAGCGGGCGGAAAGCTGTCGGCCTCGGCCAAAGGCGTTGATGCGGAGGAGATTAAGCGCTCTATAAAATACGGAGTCTGCAAAGTGAATATCGCCACGGACGCCCGCCTGATGTGGACCCGGGTAACAAGGGAGTTTTTCGCCTCCACGCCGGAAGACTTCACGCCCATCAAGCCCGGCAAGACATATATGGAAGAATACGCCAGCTTCCTGACCGAGAAATTCGAGATGCTGGGCTCGGCGGGAAAAGCAGGGGAGTTTTTAAGTAAAGGGTAAAGAGTACAGAGTAAAGAGTACTTTGTGCTGTGTTTATTGGTTTGTTTTAAAGTAAAGGGTGCGGGGTAAAAGCCTTGTGCTTGGTTTTTTAAAAATATAAAGGAGAAAGGGCAAGTAAAACATAAGGGTTATAAAGCGTAAGATTTAAGCCCCCTGTCACCGTACAGACTATTTACTATTTACTCTTTACGCTTTACTCTGTACTAATAAAGCGGACTATTTACTCTTTACGCTTTACTCTGTACTCTTTCCTCCAATACTTATATATCGTTATGGCAACAATTCGATTAACTGTCGCGCAGGCGCTGATTCGTTTTCTGAAGAACCAATACGTTCGGTTTGACGGGGAGGAGACGCGGTTTTTTAAGGGATGCTTCGGGATCTTCGGTCATGGGAACGTGGCGGGAATCGGGCAGGCATTGCAGGAATATCCCGATTTTACTTATTACCAGAGCCGCAACGAGCAGGCTATGGTCCATACGGCTATCGCTTATGCCAAGACGGCCAACCGCCGTCAGGCTTTCGCCTGCACCACGTCCATCGGTCCGGGAGCCATGAATATGGTTACCGCCGCACAGACGGCCACGATCAACCGTATACCGGTGTTGTTGCTTCCCGGCGATATTTTCGCCCGTCGCGAGCCGGATCCGGTGCTGCAGCAGGTGGAATACGAAAACACGCAGGATATGTCGGCCAACGACTGTTTCCGTCCTGTTTCCAAGTTTTGGGATAGGATAAAC
It encodes the following:
- a CDS encoding helix-turn-helix domain-containing protein — its product is MKEYRRLDLHEREMILRLRAWGESRRSIAKFLRRSPSTISRELQRNTIQFSGYCPDLAHRLAEARQRICVGHNRRRPEYKRLVGVRDFRLKLPRVFIAWHSDDKFYRRGLTGFIGSQMYRLRSLFKTDDKPFHYFDLFEHHRLLRRWWRWREFRAELKAIQNGEKVKPSPKKRRPSLSYSKRPQTKATPKIQPDTHRRAG
- a CDS encoding alpha-L-fucosidase — encoded protein: MNQLQKSFLMAVAVCSIFSCTPKKTEKKEASVHQDLPWEELRAKFECPAWYTEGKLGIWTHWGPQSQPEKGGGWYARHMYMQDIGRETWGKNAYTYHVETYGHPSEIGYKDVLNEWKADKLDTDALMKYFKSLGAKFFVGMANHHDHFDNFDSSHQPWNSVNVGPKRDIVGEFAKSAKKYGLPFGVSSHDDRHLSWWKTAFGADKHGPKKGIPYDGHMTKEDGKGKWWEGLDPADLYGLPPEKRTPEWIKKNSENWMQRHLELVRKYDLDMLWFDGYLYPYGEYGRKVCEEFYNKSLRENGKIDGLIAGKFGGISKEDQKAFVLDFERGYTSEILRRPWQSITTLNGWFHKNERADRLNARVLIENFSDILSKNGVLLLNVELLGDGSFPEEHRKEFDDFGAWVNLNAPAIYKSKAWKVLGDNLDSDKAGLFAADETDLEQANKKAHNFNERDLNSPPYGKDEVRFTVRDNKLYVFVLNPETGTIRLPKLGLDSRFKPGKVSSVRMLGGTAVNFEQTDDYLQLSVPAERPNEYTAVFELEGAV
- a CDS encoding IS3 family transposase; the encoded protein is MRLLVDPGDKLSIRRQCDCLELYRSSYYYSPKGENAENLELMRLMDRHMIDEPTAGVLRMRSALRDQGFNPSYERVRRLMRKANLYPIYPKKNLSKPGEAKYVYPYLLKEKKVVRKNQVWSIDITYIAMASGFMYMTAIIDVYSRYIVGWGLSNTLEAAASLKVVREAVEIHGKPEILNSDQGSQFTCGEYVNYLKKEGINISMDAKGRALDNIYIERFWRTLKRDHIYLNPADNGLKLYLGIEKWLRRYHNRDHQGIENLKPENVFSGASKAKATAYAHANIDKSKKKQNVKGLINIHTGSTIATTV
- a CDS encoding helix-turn-helix domain-containing protein — protein: MKEYRRLDLHEREMILRLRAWGESRRSIAKFLRRSPSTISRELQRNTIQFSGYCPDLAHRLAEARQRICVGHNRRRPDYKRLVGVRDFRLKLPRVFIAWHSDDKFYRRGLTGFIGSQMYRLRSLFKTDDKPFHYFDLFEHHRLLRRWWRWREFRADLKAIQNGEKVKPPPQKRRPSLSYSKSSKTEATPKIQPDTHRRAG
- a CDS encoding leucine-rich repeat domain-containing protein, yielding MNFNKQQVEQYYLHIKHQITFPSEYITELFLIGKLTKDNELKIEIASILTESASKDIVKAFNSRTKIPQSDTPADYVKTLEALISFGKKSQNLDLGKIFSLLEYDRLSITKASLIKKVNENLWLFSRLDYVKEFMIWNETFPSGIPEEIGDLKALEELEIQGSFTTLPYTIATLNRLKKLTLRLSNLTQLPESFKNLKQLEELEIAGEGSYGREFNAQLKLPQWIANLENLKTFEIGYLKINEIPDDIFAPSLESLRVYRMHEITKLPESISTLNSLKNFSLYVCDQITSLPKGMYRLKNLETFKIGSLPKLKSIDGNLIFSPKIKKIKLIKGLEITEPNRKVNHIKELTINNLSYLNYLIDNPELFPGLETLNINEVNEFNNSKGLNNLTNLKKISVWRLSDIPELFSTVTTCLNLRIVILNNSQLSSFPDIKSLKKLHHFKVHHCTQLNLNSDLLPKEINLLEISGANTFKFGNATTLNDSVTLRNTHIKNFEAIGEVLDTKKLNLNFSDIHTIDGNLKIETLPNSISKMKNLEEFSFYGKVNKINSCLNSLKQLESLELCGLNSTCVSGGLNHPIKHIEPLQLPKLSSIKISNFTGNNLEEVLKSLKQVTSLELEYVKNHDLLPVIELKALKQIKLYSCDFSDFSDFNKVPSIVPSILRTSKVDF
- a CDS encoding transposase codes for the protein MKTRTTRRKFSAKFKAEVAIEALKERETTQELCRRYDLHATQISQWKNEFLQRSSSVFEGGKDRKEHEKTEKATDQLYSKIGKLEMENDFLKKSLKKLGRL
- a CDS encoding class II fructose-bisphosphate aldolase yields the protein MLVTTREIFEKCYGRYAVAAVNVEFMEQVHAVFAAAQRAQAPVIVQTTPVARDYAHAKMLASMVRTASEIYPGVVYAFHVDHGYESHIDDALESGAYTSVMIDASHDEFEKNASRTRAVVEKAHAKGVSVEAELGTLGGVEDDITVDEKKALYTDPEQVEEFVKLTACDSLAVAVGTSHGAYKFSGGQGLQFDILEGIQKRLPGFPLVLHGGSAVNTTEIERINEAGGKLSASAKGVDAEEIKRSIKYGVCKVNIATDARLMWTRVTREFFASTPEDFTPIKPGKTYMEEYASFLTEKFEMLGSAGKAGEFLSKG